In one Arachis duranensis cultivar V14167 chromosome 9, aradu.V14167.gnm2.J7QH, whole genome shotgun sequence genomic region, the following are encoded:
- the LOC107467557 gene encoding uncharacterized protein LOC107467557 encodes MDVWLWISDLPNSAEWDESDSVPTFELASSGLGTEEDPTRSIELKAERTSGSDSEAAVTFTVCLQGFHPFNAEKPLWVSEKCQLSAENPFLPLLLQLLQEIISNSPTAHDSTCPRSQLQKLKPEPISWIMDSHTLESLSMFFNLVLTMRLFWLCAFDAPSEAGSLYFQSLLAPTLETASSKLASVLRTFFITVGVDTELCFMRTLGFIIAKWCIIREMGVGLQTLLIPPPQVRNPRFSYSAESNGLWILKGYAPVMTMKLARSNGQKSQFPGIDAKESILRYTMAHQQLEAHVQIEYTVGFRDGFIQVRARVDNIRLHVARLGFGQNDDVAEFLEEKHFPSRVRVWVGPEIGATYVSGLSLGRSTENREREVEVQKIVKGEFEKSQVSNVRASTRSARRTRTKSWRMDQDSEGNAAIFDSVLYDNATGHEVASWKPTGPTGDDPFHGLRGRYVGSNRAFNKSGSVVIAGDEYGEEVGWRLSKDMEGSVLKWRIGGEFWVSYLPNRAKGSHFETRYIEWCDEVDLPLINAKSPS; translated from the coding sequence ATGGATGTCTGGTTGTGGATATCTGATCTTCCCAACTCGGCCGAGTGGGATGAGTCTGACTCAGTCCCCACGTTCGAACTTGCAAGTTCAGGACTGGGTACTGAGGAAGACCCAACCCGGTCCATTGAGCTGAAAGCCGAGCGAACTTCTGGTTCAGACTCTGAAGCTGCGGTAACATTTACCGTGTGCTTGCAAGGGTTCCACCCATTCAATGCAGAGAAGCCGCTTTGGGTCTCCGAAAAGTGCCAGCTGTCAGCAGAAAACCCTTTCCTCCCTCTGCTCCTACAGCTCCTCCAAGAAATCATATCCAACTCGCCCACGGCGCATGATAGCACGTGTCCTAGGTCACAGCTCCAGAAGCTGAAGCCGGAGCCCATATCATGGATCATGGACTCGCACACACTGGAGTCCCTCTCCATGTTCTTCAACCTCGTCCTCACCATGCGCCTCTTCTGGCTCTGCGCCTTCGACGCCCCCAGCGAAGCCGGCTCCCTCTACTTTCAGTCCCTACTCGCTCCCACGCTCGAAACGGCGTCGTCGAAGCTCGCTTCCGTTCTCAGAACCTTCTTCATCACCGTCGGCGTTGACACGGAGCTCTGCTTCATGCGAACCCTCGGGTTCATAATAGCAAAGTGGTGCATTATAAGAGAGATGGGCGTAGGATTACAAACACTGCTGATTCCTCCGCCGCAGGTGAGGAACCCGAGATTCTCTTACTCGGCGGAGAGTAACGGCCTTTGGATTCTGAAGGGTTACGCGCCAGTGATGACAATGAAATTGGCGCGAAGCAACGGTCAAAAGAGTCAGTTCCCAGGGATCGATGCAAAGGAGTCAATATTACGCTACACTATGGCGCACCAGCAGCTAGAGGCACACGTGCAGATCGAATACACCGTTGGATTCCGCGATGGTTTCATCCAGGTTCGTGCACGTGTCGACAACATACGCCTCCACGTGGCGAGGCTAGGGTTCGGGCAAAACGACGACGTTGCTGAGTTCCTCGAGGAGAAGCACTTCCCTTCCCGCGTTAGGGTTTGGGTGGGCCCGGAGATTGGAGCTACGTACGTGTCCGGACTTAGCCTGGGCCGGTCCACGGAGAACCGAGAgagagaagtggaagttcagaAGATCGTGAAGGGTGAATTCGAGAAATCACAGGTTTCGAATGTGAGAGCTTCGACGAGGTCAGCGAGGAGAACTCGCACGAAGAGTTGGAGAATGGATCAGGACTCGGAAGGGAACGCGGCCATATTCGACTCCGTTTTGTACGATAACGCGACGGGGCACGAGGTGGCATCGTGGAAGCCCACGGGCCCAACGGGTGATGACCCGTTCCATGGGCTGAGAGGGCGATATGTGGGGTCAAACAGGGCGTTCAATAAAAGCGGGTCGGTGGTGATTGCTGGGGATGAGTATGGAGAGGAAGTAGGGTGGAGACTTAGCAAGGATATGGAAGGGAGTGTGTTGAAGTGGCGAATTGGTGGTGAATTTTGGGTTAGTTATTTGCCCAACCGAGCCAAGGGTTCTCATTTTGAAACTCGCTATATTGAATGGTGCGATGAAGTTGATTTGCCTCTCATTAATGCCAAATCACCCTCCTAA